A genomic stretch from Diprion similis isolate iyDipSimi1 chromosome 1, iyDipSimi1.1, whole genome shotgun sequence includes:
- the LOC124405078 gene encoding protein ALP1-like: MDSDNEIDTLIVILSIALWLRTRPRQWGVRPIYRLRREQGEYWNLFCEIKRGDPQQFFKYTRMDCAKFDELLEILKPHLKERSMRTTLIPEERLALTLRYLATGDQTHSIAWGFRVGRSTARQIILETCEAIWIALSTIYLPQKTPQDWYEIGKDFLEIWNLPNCVGAIDGKHIAIQSPPNSGSLYFSYKKSHSIVLMAACDAKYKFTMANVGALGSDNDAGIFGKTEFGKALLNGQLNLPPDTQLPNSNVTFPHFFVGDEAFPLYKSLMRPYPGRQLTQEKSIFN, from the exons atggaTTCTGACAATGAAATCGATACTTTAATTGTAATATTATCGATTGCGTTGTGGCTTCGCACCAGACCGCGCCAATGGGGTGTTCGTCCGATTTACAG ATTACGAAGAGAACAAGGAGAGTATTGGAACttgttttgtgaaataaaacgGGGTGATCCTCAACAGTTCTTCAAATACACCCGCATGGACTGTGCTAAGTTTGATGAACTTCTTGAAATCTTGAAACCTCATCTCAAGGAAAGGTCAATGCGAACGACTCTGATACCAGAAGAGCGTTTGGCTTTGACGCTTAG ATATTTGGCCACAGGAGACCAGACACATTCAATTGCTTGGGGTTTTCGTGTTGGCCGGAGCACAGCAAGACAGATAATTTTGGAGACATGTGAAGCCATCTGGATTGCACTGTCAACTATTTATCTACCGCAAAAAACACCACAGGACTGGTACGAAATAGGGAAAGACTTTTTGGAAATATGGAATTTGCCGAATTGCGTTGGTGCCATCGACGGCAAACACATTGCAATCCAATCGCCACCAAATAGTGGGTCATTATATTTCAGCTATAAAAAATCACATAGCATAGTACTCATGGCCGCATGTGAtgcaaaatacaaatttacgaTGGCCAACGTTGGTGCATTAGGGTCGGATAATGACGctggaatttttggaaaaacagAATTTGGTAAAGCATTGCTTAATGGTCAGCTCAACTTGCCACCAGACACTCAACTTCCTAATAGCAATGTGacatttccacatttttttgtGGGCGATGAAGCATTCCCGCTCTATAAATCCTTAATGCGACCCTATCCTGGACGACAATTGACGCaagaaaaatctatttttaattAG